TATTCAGGAACGGACGAACTCTATTGACAATCACCTTCGTAATTAATTTGTACGTCACATTACATAAGCTGATCGGGCGAAATTCCTTGATAGTAGAGGGGGTGTCTACCTTTGGAATAAGCACAATCAATGTTTCCATAAGATTTCTGTCAGCCGACCCCTCATTAAAAGCATTCCTCACCACAGTCCACAGATCATCCCCCACAAATTCCCAATACTTCTTGAAAAAGAAGGGTTGGAAACCATCAGGGCCTGGAGCGGTATAGGGCTTCATGGACATGAGGGCTTTACGAACCTCATCTTTAGTTACAGGGACCATGAGTTTATTCCTGTGGACATCGGAAAGAGAAGGAAAAACATCATGGTGAAGCATAGCTTCACCAATATTATGATCACGAgcaaataaattttgaaaataagctTGGACTTCCCTCACCAAGACGTCATTCTCCGAGTGCCACTCCCCATCACTAAGCAGCTTCAATCTGTGAATACGGTTCCTCTTTCTGCGGATGATAGTGTGGGTATGGAAATAAGAGGTGTTCCTGTCGCCAAAACGAACCCTATTCTCTCTAGCTTTCTGGAACCAGAGGAGTTCTTCTTGCCTCAAAATGTCTCTGTACTCAGCTTGCAGTTCTGCTTCAAAACGAACCATGTCTGATGTAATCCTTGCATCAAGCTCTCTTTGGACACCCCTCAGACGCCCCTCAACCCATCTCTTCCTCCTGAAAATATTTCCAAAGGTTTCTCGATTGAAAGAGATAGATTCAGATCTTACCCTATCCAGCTTGTCCACAATATTTCTCCCATCTTCGACCCAAGCTTCGGCCACAAGATTTTTATACTCCGGGTGGTCCGCCCAAGCAGCAATGAAGCGAAAAGGACGATTAGTGGGCGCTGCCCCAGATATGCCACAATGGATCAGCAGAGGACTGTGGTCAGAATGAATGCGATGAAGGACCTCCACAAAGGCGTCAGGGAAAGCCACCCTCCAATCAATATCACCCAAAGCCCTGTCAAGGCGTTTTGATAGGATAACTCTATTATTGGTTTTACGAAACCATGTGAATCTACCACCAACCGCACCAAGGTCAACTAGGCGACAATCCTCAAGAAGAGCTGCAAAACGAGCTGCTCTAGTAATAATAAACTCCCCACCACGCACTTCCGAGGGGTGAAGAATTTCGTTCATGTCCCTCACAAGCATCCAAGGGATCATGATGGTATCACGAAGGCCAGTTAAATGATGCCAGAGAGCTTCCCGTTGAGCTGGGATAGGAGAGGCGTAAACTGCCGTACACACCCAAGCAAAAGAATCCCTCCAGATCTCAAAAGAGATGGCTTGAGTGTGCATGTCCACCAGTCTCATAGAGAACGCTGAATTGTTATTGGTTAGAACCCATATCCCACCACTGAAACCTGTGGCCTCAGAGATAAAACTAGGAGAAAATTGCATTGAGTTCCAGAACTGAGCAACCCTACTGAAAGGACAACGCGTTTCCAGAAGAATAAAGATGTCAGGCTTCTTGCTACGGATTAGCTCCTTCACAAAAAGCTTCCCATGCTCATTGACCGCACCCCTTACGTTCCaagaaataattttaacgtCGTCAAAACCAATCATCAGAAACAAAATAAGGTGGTAGGGGTGGGTACTCCCCCGTTCCCCAGATAACAAAGCTATTGTTCATGTGCATGTTGTGCATGGCTCGTCTGGGCTTGCACACACGCTGAGTCACCGACTCTACGCAGATTCCCATTCAACTCACTATTCTGAGTTTGAGGTTTACTGATGTCCATGTGATGCTCCATGTTCCCACTTACCAGTGACATGGCTTGTTCGGGTTCCTTCCCAGTACGAGGTGGGCCATCGTCCCCTTTTCTTTGGTTTTCATGCGAGACCTCCTCCACACGTGACCGCTTGTTACTTAGGGCTGGAGCTTTGGCTCCCACGCGGCTAGGGTTAGTTGCTGCGAAAACCATAGTCGGCTTCGAGAGATTCACGCTGCCCGAGATAGATTCCCTTGATTTCCGTAAGCCGTTATGAGGCATTAATTTTCCATTGTTTGTTTCCTTAGTGGGTACACGAGTTTCCTCCTTTTTATTTTCCTGAGGTTTCGGTGGaggtttcttttttttcttgacCACCGTCATCCACTCTCCAAAGATCTCAAAATTTTCTCCCAGATTAGCGACCACTTTCTCCGCAGATGCCACTCTACCAGGATCTTGCCCATTTTTATCTCCTGAAATCACGCCAGCATTTGGGGTAGTATCCATGGAAATCTCATTGCCCTTTTCGGTGTCAGTTAGGGTACCTTCTCCGTGAACTATTGCGGCCGCCTCCTGGCTAGGGTTTCCCTGGCTCTGTTCCTGTACCTGCTGCACTGGTTCCTCAGGCACCTCCGTTGGTATTGTGGCGGAACACTCCCTGGTCCTATGGCCGTAACAACCACATTTCGTACAGATCACGTGGAGGCCTTCATACTCAATATTATACCAGTAATTCTCAATGCAAACTTTCCCGACTACTGCTTGGGTGAGATCCAGTTCAACACAAATGCGCGCAAAGCGTCCTCTATCCGCCTTCAGTGTGTTTCTGTCAACTTTGATAGGGTTGCCAATCGCTTTAGCAATTGAGAGAAGGTAGCTTTCGTCATAAAACAGCACATTCAAACCTGGAATTCTCACCCATGCAAGTGTTTTTGTTACTCTTGCTGCAGGGGAGATAAACTCCGGGCTCCAAGTCGATACTGCAAGGTAGTGATCAAAAATCATCCATGGACCACCATTTATGACCCTCTCGCGATCCTCCTTCATGTCAAATTTCACCATGTAGAACCCATTATCCACATCTAGGATATCAAAATCTCCTACTGTTTTCCACACGCTTGCCAATTTGAGCTTCATGGTTCTGAATCCCAATTTTTTTCCAAGTAGACATACCACCAAAGCCTCCCTCCATGGAGCACACATCTCCTCTAGCACTGACTTTTCCGTGACTATCATGGGTAATAGCCTATTTCCATTGACGTGGAGAATCTTCATTCTTCCCTGCTCAATCAAGTCTTTGAACTTCTTCGGCGGCGTAGCTGCCGCTCCCCCCATCAGCTTGTCCCTAAAGGAGGCCTTCCCCGGTTGTCCAGGGTTCGGCGGGTTCGGCGGCGGCGGGTTCGGCGGCGGCGTATTCGTAACCTCAACATCAACGTCCATTCGTAACCTATCTCAATCAAACTTTGTTTATAGACAATTCCATCTCCCTATGATTTTATATATGTTATTCCAATTAAATTGTGTGCCGACTATAATTATCATGTGTTAGATAAACTGTCAGGTTCTACCTAAATTACTTATTTAGGAGAGCACAACTTAAAGCAAACCGTTAGGAATTAATCATGATTGTCTAGATAAGGATTAAAATGGAGAAAATATCTAAGGGGGCGTTTGGTAGAAGTTATGAAATTATATTCCCGGGTATAATTTACTCTTGGGTAAATATGTTTAGTAGGTTTTTTACATTCATTggaatattttcaaattttgtttaattcaaaaaaattaaaattttaaaaaattgaaaaacatgtGATGAAATTGTAGAAATGAGAAGTTATTTTCAAATGTAACTTCCATTTCCATGGGAATATAACTTACCCATCTTTTACATTGGGAATAGAAATGAGATAATTGCTACTAATGtaaattgtttttaatattGTCTTGGCTCTGTTGAGGAAAAAAGAAGTCGCAGAGAAGGGGGAATAGTGGGGCTCTGGTGCAGGAAGTGTGGGGAAAAAATAGTGGAAACGGTACAATGTTTGAAAGACGTGGCCCTCGTCCGTACAATCCGTACGTGACCTAGCCAATGAGAAGTTGAAAGTTAAGCTCAAATGTCATCATAACCATTACATCACATTGAGATGCTATTTGTATATTCGTAcatctaatttttttatatactttTAGTAATTAAAATGGAAAATGTCTTTATGTATTTTATTAGTAACTAAATTTAAGGGTGATTTCATAGTTCAAGAAAATCAATATTTGAAAGATGGTGGCGGTAATGTGAGCATGCaagcaaaaaataataaaaagaaagaagatcATAATTAGAAACCCCTGATATTGTAATGCAATTGAATCATCTCCCTATGATTTTATATATGTAATTCCATTTAAATTATGGGCCGACTATAATTATCATGTGTTAGATAAACTGTCAGGTTCTACCTAAACTACTTATCTAGGAGAGCACAACTTAAAGCAAACCGTTAGGAATTAATCATGATTGTCTAGATAGGGATTAAAATGGAGAAAATATCTAAGGGCGCGTTTGGTAGAAGTTATGAAATTATATTCCCGGGTATAATTTACTCCTGGGTAAATATGTTTAGTAGGTTTTTTACATTCattgaaatattttcaaattttgtttaattcaaaaaaattgaaaaacatgtGATGAAATTGTAGAAATGGGAAGTTATTTTCAAATGTAACTTCCATTTCCATGAGAATATAACTTACTCATCTTTTACATTGGGAATAGAAATGAGATAAAGTGTGTGTAATTAACTTTTATGGGAATAAAATATGTCCGGGAATATTTTTACAAAATTTCTACCACGAAAGAGAAAAGGGAAAATACATCGTCAGTGTAAACTTCTTTTACACAGACATCAAATTGTTTACCGTCACATAAAAAactataattataatttaattaaaataaatgaagaatATAAGTATTTATCCCACGTGACATACAATAATTGGGTGATGGTGTAAATCTTTTTTACACCAATAGTGCACATCCATTAAACTTACGGAAATACAACATTTCAGGGATTGTTTTTGAATACCTTCTACCAAAGGCCCCCTAAAGAATATTTCACTACCCAATCATAGGTAAGACAAAAGCATATTTGAGGTAATCCTAATACCTCCACTAGGAGCCCACCAAAACTAATTTTCTACACTCATTTCTCTTTACTTTTCCATAGATTAATTTCTCAATCATAAGTAAACTAGCCTACTATTGTTACGTTTAATTACTCTGCATAAAATTgaactattttcaaaaaaaaaaatgtataaaatTGAACTAAACataacatatataaaaaaaaacgtaaTTTAAATCATATCTTACATTGCAACAAGAGAGAAAATTTGACAACTCCTGTTACAATATGTACAAACTTCACCCGTAAAAATAGAAGCACATAAAAACTTCTAAAATATACCCATATATTATCATTAAATTATATTAGAGTCCTTAAATATTTTGTTGGACAAGTCAACCCTTATAAAAGgaataatttaatataatgtaaaatgattaattgtataattattttgtgTTGACGTTCTATCTCTAACTTAATTAATAGATagttgttgaatttttttttgaaattattattcttaagcttaattatattaagctcaatttaattaatattttttaagtaaggaaaatatattgattatttataaataagtaTATATTCCTTTAATTACTTGAtgataatataaattataagatcataataatgatattaattttttaagctATATTTTTATTAGATTGGTATTTAATTTTTGTAGTTAAAGaggtaatatttaaatatatatatatatatatatatatatatatatataaaatttaaggCTCAGTTATGTGAATATATTAATTTGTTCCATTcttaatcaatattttttttctaaagttaatacttttttatttaatgtaaagAATAGGACATGTTCCATAAAAAAGAATAGGAcatgtttttataaaatattatttgtactcaataattataaaatatgattataataataaataataaataaagataaataattacggtttataaaattatatatatatataaataatacataTAATGAGTGTAATACTTTTATTAAAATTGATCATTATgtattatataaaattattatgCTTATAAAAATCTTTCCATGTCCCCgtatgataactcaagtggtaggagttggaaAACATATGGGTTGGGGAGGGGACGTCTAGAGATCGATTCCTGACAATtacaatttatatttataatgtACGAAAAAAAACCTTCCCATGAGAGGGTTTTTCTCATGGATGGTTCTCTCTTTTTCAATATATATTATTCTCCTTTAAAAAAAGTTGACTTCTCCTATAAAAGATTTGATAATCTATGTTTTAGAAGGTTTTTTACGGTATTAagctaaaatgaaatatttttttattaattttcattaaCATATAATTATATTTAAGATATGATCATTGTTATGCACTAATTTTAAGGTTCTCCTATAAAAGATTTGATAATCTATGTTTTAGAAGGTTTTTTACGGTATTAagctaaaatgaaatatttttttattaattttcattaaCATATAATTATATTTAAGATATGATCATTGTTATGCACTAATTTTAAGgtaaaaggaatattctttaGCATCTATTTTTAGTTGAGTCTAACTTCTTAGAATAGATAAGGTGAagtgtatattttgaataaaaatGTGGTGGAACGTTATTCCTTTGAGGGAGAAAAATGTATTTtacttttatattcatttcttttctttcttttattcatATCTCTATCTAAATGTGAGTGAAATTGAGGTGTTAATAGATGTTTATTGATTTGTAAAAGCCACAGTGTGCCCACATGATACATAATTACATACCAATGCACGCAGCAAGGCAGGAGCAATGAAGATGAAGTGTAGAATGTTGGTGGCGGGGGGGACCATTGAGCATGCTGTGCTCCTTCGATGCATTTATTGATATCCACAAAACTCAGCCTTTTAGGAACTGTGAATTACCAGATCAGATTGTTGCACCAAAATCTGTGTGCATGTCATTCGCCCACGAAAACcagtgagtaagaaagtttatgTATACTAACATTAAATTTGCCAGCAATTTATATGAAGATTCAAGAGGATTACCATTGACTCACTTAACTGGAgaataaaaaagagagaaagtctAATTAATCTGATACGTTTAGTTGTAATTAAAGGACATTTAATTTTGTCAAATAATTCATGTACGgaattcaaattgattccgagtTATACTTAAATTATGATATATACATACATCTCTACTTCTTTTCTACCTtcatttctatttatttctcttttctctttcaatcaaatcacttatcacatctttattttc
This portion of the Lotus japonicus ecotype B-129 chromosome 3, LjGifu_v1.2 genome encodes:
- the LOC130744752 gene encoding uncharacterized protein LOC130744752, whose translation is MDVDVEVTNTPPPNPPPPNPPNPGQPGKASFRDKLMGGAAATPPKKFKDLIEQGRMKILHVNGNRLLPMIVTEKSVLEEMCAPWREALVVCLLGKKLGFRTMKLKLASVWKTVGDFDILDVDNGFYMVKFDMKEDRERVINGGPWMIFDHYLAVSTWSPEFISPAARVTKTLAWVRIPGLNVLFYDESYLLSIAKAIGNPIKVDRNTLKADRGRFARICVELDLTQAVVGKVCIENYWYNIEYEGLHVICTKCGCYGHRTRECSATIPTEVPEEPVQQVQEQSQGNPSQEAAAIVHGEGTLTDTEKGNEISMDTTPNAGVISGDKNGQDPGRVASAEKVVANLGENFEIFGEWMTVVKKKKKPPPKPQENKKEETRVPTKETNNGKLMPHNGLRKSRESISGSVNLSKPTMVFAATNPSRVGAKAPALSNKRSRVEEVSHENQRKGDDGPPRTGKEPEQAMSLVSGNMEHHMDISKPQTQNSELNGNLRRVGDSACVQAQTSHAQHAHEQ